In Astatotilapia calliptera chromosome 16, fAstCal1.2, whole genome shotgun sequence, one genomic interval encodes:
- the commd6 gene encoding COMM domain-containing protein 6, whose amino-acid sequence MPAAEESYGVNKVVDNICRISPDLLADVCQHVLTYLQGQKRGVDSAEISDRFQRAEVRLDHEALQDMIRFLLLTFRSAGKSNISGDELVSKLEEGSTKWTKASLQVLHKLWSEHGVSVHTQQEAQAMLSIGQLVDMQWKLGMAVSSDTCRSLNSPFVCLLLKIVEPSGQICQRSFEMTIPQFQNFYKQFKEMAAVMETV is encoded by the exons ATGCCAGCAGCAGAGGAGTCATATG GCGTCAACAAAGTTGTGGACAACATATGCAGGATTTCTCCAGATCTGTTAGCAGATGTG TGTCAGCACGTACTGACTTATCTTCAAGGGCAGAAGAGAGGAGTAGATTCAGCTGAAATTTCTGAT AgatttcagagagctgaagtgaGGCTTGATCATGAAGCTCTGCAGGACATGATCAGATTTCTCTTGCTAACATTCCG gtCAGCTGGAAAGAGCAACATCTCTGGGGATGAACTTGTGTCAAAGCTGGAAGAAGGCTCTACCAAGTGGACCAAAGCTTCCCTTCAGGTCTTGCATAAGTTGTGGAGTGAACATGGTGTGTCAGTCCACACTCAACAAGAGGCCCAGGCCATGCTCAGCATCGGTCAG TTGGTGGACATGCAGTGGAAGCTTGGCATGGCAGTGAGCTCAGACACCTGTCGATCTCTCAACTCCCCAtttgtgtgtctgctgctgaaGATTGTTGAGCCTTCAGGACAAATCTGTCAGAGGTCTTTTGAGATGACCATCCCACAGTTCcag AACTTCTACAAACAGTTCAAGGAGATGGCAGCTGTTATGGAGACTGTATGA
- the uchl3 gene encoding ubiquitin carboxyl-terminal hydrolase isozyme L3 → MDSPRWLPLESNPEVMTKFVSCLGMKPTWQFGDVYGLDPELLSMVPRPVCAVLLLFPVTEKYEAFKQEEEEKLKDQPQVSPDIYFIKQTIGNACGTIGLIHAVANNQAHLEFEPDSPLKKFLEQTSKMTPEERATFLEKDESIRVTHESSAQEGQTEAPSLDEKVNLHFIAFVNVGGHLYELDGRKPFPIAHGKTSEDTFLEDAIEVCKVFMARDPQEVRFTIIALSKDSY, encoded by the exons ATGGATTCCCCACGTTGGCTGCCTCTTGAGTCAAATCCAGAA GTCATGACTAAa TTTGTTAGCTGTCTGGGTATGAAGCCAACCTGGCAGTTTGGGGATGTGTATGGATTGGATCCGGAGCTTCTCAGCATGGTACCAAGACCAGTGTGTGCGGTGCTACTCCTCTTTCCAGTGACAGAGAAG TATGAGGCATTTAaacaagaagaggaggagaagctcAAAGATCAGCCTCAGGTTTCTCCAGACATCTACTTCATTAAGCAAACTATTGGAAACGCTTGTGGAACAATAGGATTAATTCACGCTGTGGCAAACAACCAGGCACATCTGGAATTTG aacCTGATTCTCCTCTTAAGAAATTTCTTGAACAAACATCTAAAATGACCCCGGAGGAAAGGGCAACCTTCCTGGAAAAAGACGAG AGTATACGTGTTACACATGAATCCAGTGCGCAGGAAGGACAGACTGAG GCCCCAAGTTTAGACGAGAAAGTGAATCTGCATTTTATAGCTTTTGTGAATGTTGGAGGGCACTTATATGAACTGG ATGGCCGTAAGCCTTTCCCTATTGCCCATGGAAAAACCTCAGAGGATACTTTCCTTGAG GATGCTATAGAGGTTtgcaaagtctttatggctcgCGACCCTCAGGAGGTTCGTTTCACCATCATTGCCCTCTCCAAAGATTCATACTGA